A single window of Phlebotomus papatasi isolate M1 chromosome 4, Ppap_2.1, whole genome shotgun sequence DNA harbors:
- the LOC129808616 gene encoding uncharacterized protein LOC129808616 → MSQPGRSDGLPPKPAPTELLKLPLYIKQFDNSISDSDDDNSDSKTANACLNVEDTRSSKPTRHPKNQPKPLQKTNGEQSKSMFKTSGWLDGMRYFGWEYGEEGYLLSTVNKRIYGARHLPGETRDQMTKRRKLEQDWIRSETKMGGVVPRPTTSSPTTISANDSVEEHYCGDLIKCIYCGSLNFPSEGVRSSSHNKFVFDICCNKGKIRLQSIPQLPEIQHLLTSEDGKHFRENIRMYNAAFSFASYVYNSNEHHNNQHDIAPNPRGGPFIFWMHGVAYHLIKYPQHSQQDPQEPAFGQLYFIDSQEAQNLRLHNANNISVELNTDLLSQLDSLLRKVNPFAQTYQRISDCEPRLHQQEEFSAENQSVLPTIIIYNRPHYNDGINANELMADHVACICTVEQGVPMQNTDIVLRPFVPTASDQNGLRIIPNTSGAVDPLTYTLMRPYGTYGWDNQLRSLAVPDNIKVTFRRYWLYHFMMRNDNVGSPLLNFGRLFQQLVCDVAHRMEQMKLNYIRRHHMQTTGHLGKDGDEQIVTFHDDSRATSSGYSEEIARQSIQCRLPPSFIGSPKYQYRLYSDAMAVIAHFGTPDLFITMNCNPQWREVVGNLQSPYMKFEDQVILICRISTTSQIDEYISAEMPSRFSSDAKDKHYRKLIEQHMIHKPCGPDAQNNRHQCWAPDDKSCSKGYPKEFSSTTHYQPSNSKNPIVYRRRRDIEGAALNISLNNNMSAPQNVVDNRWVIPHNRYLLERFNCHINVEVCQNDLRGDFTLAKYMFKYIFKHPCMANVKVNMTNEIQSYEICRYISALEAAWQICSFPRSGFSHNIVRLSVHLPSQAQGCDQLKPTTLTQWFASNAINKCLVEAQLERIDNTMTRDEIMEMYGLNLTYTRYCEKFAWRTSSNPPHWVRRQRNTRMLYTPIGRMYPVNVHSMELRSIRILLLHIPGCTDWRDLRTYNGVEYDSFTAAANARNLMMNADDIVLTINEAFTQFSATHQQGREIFAMMIQFNTPSDLCPIWDTLKRDLSSDLIYQGLDIHEIQSRDVADGNSYAELWALADVQAIIEANGGGNYKSFCNNWPNMPRIPNALIEQYRHRHSNDAFNCNNIDPTIARTLFQQHSLSLNREQQGVFNDIIYALSLRRELNNASINDNTHRNCFYIDGSGGTGKTYLYETIYYYCLSQNIKCIITAATGIAASLLPSGRTCHSTFKLPLILDETTESDIKSCNDPNGRIIYDADIFLIDECSMIDTYALNAIDRLLRRLHGIDLPFGNKIVVCGGDFRQILPIVNIYHTTDCERADTVARCIINCHLWDNFKKFTLIQNQRILNDGYNFAQEALKIGEGLTTNTHSLYEFPQEFKLVDTLDTLIDNVYCKDGSLIPSSPNSDEYNNSAILCATNNDCKFVNSRILDRLAQSQQTATKNSLRTYTAINCAIDEDARIRQHYSDEILAEFTPSGIPDHKLPLCIGTNVMICRNLDIRQQRNLCNGTRLKVTSMVVMGLAYPRVSENFVGRIIDTEKVTYAGKILGEGSD, encoded by the exons ATGTCGCAACCGGGGCGTTCAGATGGTTTACCACCAAAACCTGCCCCTACTGAACTACTGAAACTTCCTCTATATATAAAGCAATTTGACAATTCAATCAGTGACAGTGATGATGATAATTCTGATTCTAAAACAGCTAATGCCTGTTTAAATGTGGAGGATACTCGATCTTCCAAACCTACGAGGCATCCCAAAAATCAACCAAAACCACTTCAGAAGACAAATGGTGAACAATCAAAATCGATGTTCAAAACTAGTGGTTGGTTAGATGGTATGCGATATTTCGGCTGGGAATATGGTGAAGAAGGCTACCTTCTAAGCAcagtaaataaaagaatatatgGTGCACGTCACCTTCCTGGAGAAACGCGAGATCAGATGACCAAAAGACGTAAATTAGAACAGGATTGGATTCGATCTGAAACAAAGATGGGTGGAGTAGTTCCGAGACCTACAACATCCTCTCCAACAACAATATCTGCCAATGACAGTGTGGAAGAACACTATTGTGgtgatttaataaaatgtatatATTGCGGAAGTTTGAATTTTCCTTCTGAAGGAGTACGATCCAGTAGCCATAATAAGTTTGTGTTTGATATATGCTGCAACAAGGGGAAAATTCGACTTCAAAGCATTCCACAATTACCCGAAATTCAGCACTTACTTACTTCAGAAGATGGAAAGCACTTCCGTGAAAATATCAGAATGTACAATGCTGCCTTTAGCTTTGCAAGCTATGTGTATAATTCTAACGAACACCACAATAATCAACATGATATCGCACCAAATCCACGTGGTGGACCATTTATTTTTTGGATGCATGGTGTTGCATATCACTTGATAAAATATCCACAGCATTCTCAGCAGGATCCACAAGAGCCAGCTTTTGGGCAATTGTACTTTATTGATTCTCAAGAAGCACAAAACTTAAGACTCCACAATGCAAATAATATTAGTGTTGAGCTTAATACTGATCTGCTTAGTCAGTTGGATAGTTTGTTGCGTAAAGTAAATCCTTTTGCTCAGACCTACCAACGTATCAGCGATTGCGAACCAAGACTCCATCAACAAGAAGAATTTTCTGCCGAAAATCAATCAGTTCTCCCAACAATTATAATATATAATAGACCACATTATAATGATGGTATAAATGCAAATGAATTAATGGCAGATCATGTCGCTTGTATTTGCACTGTTGAACAAGGTGTTCCAATGCAAAACACTGATATAGTATTGCGTCCATTTGTACCAACAGCTTCTGATCAAAATGGGTTAAGGATAATACCCAATACTTCGGGAGCAGTTGATCCTTTAACATATACACTTATGAGACCTTACGGTACTTATGGATGGGATAATCAACTGCGATCATTAGCTGTACCAGACAACATAAAGGTTACATTTCGTAGATATTGGCTGTACCATTTTATGATGCGCAATGATAACGTTGGATCACCATTGCTCAATTTTGGACGATTATTCCAACAATTAGTATGTGATGTTGCCCACAGAATGGAACAAATGAAATTAAACTATATTCGTCGACATCATATGCAGACCACTGGTCATCTCGGCAAGGATGGTGATGAACAAATTGTTACTTTCCATGATGACAGTCGTGCTACATCCTCTGGTTATAGCGAGGAAATAGCGCGTCAGTCTATACAATGTCGTCTACCACCATCATTCATTGGTAGTCCGAAGTACCAGTATAGACTATACTCAGATGCAATGGCAGTCATTGCACACTTTGGTACACCGGATTTGTTCATCACGATGAATTGTAACCCACAGTGGCGTGAAGTTGTCGGTAATCTTCAGTCGCCGTACATGAAATTTGAAGATCAAGTGATACTAATATGTCGG ATTTCAACAACTTCACAAATTGATGAGTACATTTCAGCTGAAATGCCTTCTCGTTTTTCCAGTGACGCAAAGGATAAGCATTATAGAAAGCTTATTGAGCAGCACATGATACATAAACCCTGTGGACCGGATGCTCAAAACAATAGGCACCAGTGCTGGGCACCTGATGATAAGTCATGCTCAAAAGGATATCCCAAAGAATTTTCAAGCACCACCCACTATCAACCGtccaattcaaaaaatccaattgTCTACAGGCGACGACGCGATATTGAGGGTGCAGCATTGAATATTTCCTTAAATAATAACATGAGTGCtccacaaaatgtcgttgataaTCGCTGGGTTATCCCTCACAATCGATATCTTTTAGAACGGTTCAATTGCCATATAAATGTGGAAGTCTGTCAAAATGACTTAAGGGGAGATTTTACATTAGCTAAATATatgtttaaatatattttcaaacatCCCTGTATGGCTAATGTAAAAGTGAACATGACAAATGAGATACAGAGTTATGAGATATGCCGATACATAAGTGCACTTGAAGCTGCATGGCAAATATGTTCATTTCCTCGATCGGGTTTCTCCCACAATATTGTGCGTTTGTCCGTTCATCTTCCCAGTCAAGCACAGGGCTGTGATCAACTTAAGCCAACAACATTAACCCAATGGTTTGCTTCTAATGCAATCAATAAATGTTTAGTTGAGGCCCAATTGGAACGTATTGATAATACTATGACACGAGATGAGATTATGGAAATGTATGGTTTAAATTTAACCTATACACgatattgtgaaaaatttgcATGGAGAACGTCTAGTAATCCACCACATTGGGTGAGGCGACAACGCAATACTCGAATGCTGTATACACCAATCGGTCGCATGTACCCCGTTAATGTCCATAGCATGGAACTGCGAAGCATACGTATTTTACTCCTTCATATACCCGGTTGTACAGATTGGCGTGATTTACGTACGTACAATGGTGTTGAATATGATTCATTTACAGCTGCAGCGAATGCGCGAAATTTAATGATGAATGCCGATGATATTGTGTTAACTATTAATGAGGCTTTCACACAATTTTCAGCTACACACCAACAAGGTCGTGAAATTTTTGCCATGATGATTCAATTCAATACACCAAGTGATTTGTGCCCTATATGGGACACTCTGAAGAGAGATCTGTCAAGTGACTTGATATACCAAGGTCTCGATATACACGAAATTCAATCAAGAGATGTTGCAGATGGTAATTCATACGCGGAACTATGGGCATTAGCTGATGTTCAGGCTATAATTGAAGCCAATGGTGGTGGTAACTATAAGTCATTTTGCAACAACTGGCCAAATATGCCAAGAATCCCAAATGCCCTTATTGAGCAATACCGTCACCGTCACAGTAATGATGCATTCAATTGCAATAATATCGACCCGACGATAGCTAGAACTCTCTTTCAACAGCATTCACTATCATTAAACAGAGAGCAGCAAGGTGTTTTTAATGATATTATATATGCACTTTCATTGCGACGGGAACTAAATAATGCATCTATTAATGACAACACCCATCGTAACTGCTTCTATATTGATGGTTCTGGTGGTACAGGTAAAACATATCTCTACGAAACAATATATTACTATTGTCTATCGCAGAATATAAAGTGCATCATAACAGCTGCCACGGGTATTGCAGCCTCACTATTGCCAAGTGGTCGAACTTGTCACAGTACCTTTAAATTGCCGCTAATATTAGATGAAACAACAGAGTCTGATATAAAATCTTGTAATGATCCCAATGGCAGAATAATTTATGATGCAGATATATTTCTCATTGATGAATGCTCAATGATAGACACCTATGCACTTAACGCTATTGATAGGCTCTTAAGACGTCTACATGGTATTGATCTTccatttggaaataaaattgttgtaTGTGGTGGTGATTTTCGTCAAATCCTCCCAATTGTCAACATATATCACACAACAGATTGTGAGCGTGCAGATACTGTGGCACGTTGTATTATAAATTGTCATTTATGGGATAATTTCAAAAAGTTCACCCTAATACAAAATCAACGAATTTTAAATGATGGCTACAACTTTGCCCAAGAAGCACTGAAAATTGGTGAGGGACTAACAACCAACACCCACAGTCTCTACGAGTTTCCGCAGGAGTTCAAGCTTGTTGATACACTCGATACGCTAATTGATAATGTATATTGCAAGGATGGATCCCTAATACCATCATCACCAAATAGTGACGAATACAATAATTCAGCAATTTTGTGCGCCACCAATAATGATTGCAAATTTGTCAATTCAAGGATACTAGATCGACTTGCACAGTCACAACAAACGGCTACTAAAAATTCATTGCGTACATATACAGCAATTAATTGTGCAATTGATGAAGATGCTAGAATTCGTCAACATTACAGTGATGAAATTCTTGCTGAATTCACTCCATCTGGGATACCAGATCATAAATTGCCATTATGCATTGGAACAAACGTTATGATTTGTCGTAATTTAGATATTCGTCAACAGAGAAATTTATGCAATGGAACACGCCTAAAGGTAACCTCTATGG TGGTGATGGGGCTTGCGTATCCTCGTGTCTCCGAAAACTTTGTCGGCCGTATCATAGATACTGAGAAGGTTACCTATGCCGGAAAGATTTTGGGCGAAGGATCGGACTAA